The stretch of DNA aagataaataaaaacgaAAGAAACATAGCAGAATACAAGGAAAAAGAATCACACGATTTCGAAGCAGAAGAAACAAACGTTGTTGTGTTGGTCAACTCAACAAGACAcgctttttcttcttcttcttcttcaatctCAATATACTTCGCATAAGGTGGTAATTTCCGCAACTTGCGGAGCTCTTTGTTCGAAATGTTTCTTGTCTTTAGTTTCAtttgcattatttttttataatctttttttgttttcttatgtgtttgtttgattttattaattttaattgttcgTGGCACGCACGGACATAGATTAGGCTTGGAATTCTAAACTggggttttgtttttttatttgttttgatattttagattttgtttttcACGTTGTTTACATCTTTTGGGTTTTTGTTTGTTCCTTTGATTGGTATGGTTTTTGAACGTTTTTGTTTTCAGATTTGTCTTCACTTTCTGACTTTTATTGTTTTGTGATTCTATTTATGGACATAGGTTACTTTTGATACTTGTTTGTGATGAATTGTTAAATTGAGGTTTTTGAGATTtttgcatttaattttttatctctgTAGTTTTGCCCCTTGTTTGTTCCAGTTTTTTATTGGTTGGATTGATACTAGAAGGTAATTGTATTCTTGCAAAGCCAACTAGATTTTTGCTGCTCGGGGTTTAATTTCtgagttttttaattttgtttatttctgtaggttttttatatcattttgatCTAAAATTGAAGGCACAACACTGTAGATTTTCATTATGAAGCAGAATTTGTTGCTTCCGTGTTGTTGCAATAGAAATATTAGGCAGTAAAATGAGGGTCAATGTTGTTGAATAGTGAGAGATGCAAGCCTCTGTCTGAAATTGATCTGGGTTTGCATTTTACAAGATATGTGCTACCCCTGAGAGGAACTAGGATGGAATTTCTGCTTACCcttttgattttatgttttggcttttgtttattttattgttactCCTCAAACTGAAGCACTTTGCAACTTTCAATATCAATTTACCAATTTCACAATAGTATAACTGTTGGATTGGAATCACATATTGTAGGGTAACCAGTAAATGTTCTACTTGTTATCTGAGACATATTGTGTCTAGTAAGGCTTAACAATTGGAATTCGGTTTTAATTTTCACAACATACAAAAAGTGTTAAATTTTATCCATCTCAGTGTTGTTTTGAGTTTGAGAGGTTCTGTTTACAGATTTCACTTTTATGTAATTATGTTGCTTGATGTTATTATCAATTTATCATGTTTCAGGCATGTTTCTGTTCTTGACTACTTGAATCTTGGCTAGCACCGCCAAAAGTAATTATCATTTACATGATCAGTGTTGGCCAGAGAATGTTGCTCGTGAATGTAGCTTACTCGTGTTAAATAATCCTCGGGAAACTCTATCGAGGTTTAATTCTGTCTGAAAAAGTACATCATAATTGTTCAAGTGTTTATGTTCGAATTTCATACTTTGAACTAAAGAATATCATAAGTTCTTATGCACCGACCAATTTACTATTTAACAGTTGTAGCATGCCactaaaataaattcaaagctGAAGAAATTGGAATCAAGTTGAGCTCTGGTTCCTAGTCATTTTGAAAGAAACCCTTTAGATCGGGTCAGAAATGGCTCCTGGAGGCAGTATTTTCAAAGAAGTTCTTGAATCTCATCTCTTGTCTTCAGATTATGAAACAGGCAAGGCTAAATCCGAGGCCAAGAGTAACAGTACACTTACAAAATCTACTAGTGTTGGGTTGAATGGAAAGAATGGAACTAGTTCGAAGAACGGCGTGCATGACTTACTCGGGTGCCCTGTCTGCAAGAATTTGATGTATCCCCCAATTCACCAGGTAAAGTGCTTGCaaattctttctttcttttcttcgaGCGTCTATTTGCGTTTCAGAACAACCTTTCTTCAAATGTACTGTTGCACTCATGAAATAGATATTAGCATACAAATAGTGGCGTTGTAATCCTTTAGCTTCATAGTCACTAGTTAATATAAGATGATGATTACATTTGAAGATGATAACAGAGTTTCCTTAAACTTAATCATCATTTTTACTTCACATGTTTACTATGGATTTTTAATTTACCACATTTTAGTGGTACAGAGAAAGGAGAAGAAATGCACTAAAAGAGACACTAGACTATGGCTAAACTATGTTAAAATTAAACTTTCTTCTTATTCATTCTTGTTGATTATTGCATTCACCAATTCCAAGCATAACAGAAATTGACATGTTCTCCACACTCTAACAAACTAACATTACATTGACTCATCCTAATAGAATCTATCTAGATCCTTCTAGAAAGTGGTGCCTCATGAACTAATATATCTCATGGAATTTGGGCTTAGTGCCTAACATGTTTGGGCCATAACTTAATCTATCTTGCCTTTTAATTTTTgactaaattataaatttctaatatttcttttatctCTTCATCATCTTTTTCAGTGCCCCAATGGCCATACATTATGTTCAAATTGTAAGATTGAAGTCCACAATCTGTGCCCAACTTGTCACCATGATCTTGGGAATATAAGGTGCTTGGCTCTGGAGAAAGTGGCAGAATCTTTGGAGCTTCCTTGCAGATATCAGAGTCTAGGTTGTAATGATATTTTCCCTTATTATGCTAAACTTAAGCACGAGCAAAATTGCGGATTTCGTCCATACAATTGCCCCTATGCTGGATCTGAGTGCTCTGTGATGGGTGACATTCCAACTCTTGTTGCTCATCTCAAGGATGAACACAAGGTTGACATGCATGATGGATTCACCTTCAATCATCGATATGTCAAAACAAATCCACATGAAGTTGAAAATGCCACATGGATGCTAACCGTAAGTTGTTTAATGCATTGTAATAACAACTGGCCTGTTTGTTGATTTGATTGACTCTATCTTCTAGATTACTAGCATTTttgcatgttatttttattatttaatatttaaaaaatttcagtaTATATCGTATAACATGTGACATTTAATTTTGCGTGCACATATGGTCATACTTGTTTTTTTCtattcacaaaaaaataaaaatcttctGTACTATTCTAAGTTATCTGCAAGTGGTGTTGGCAGTTTCTTAATTAGTCTTGCTTTCTAAGTATTGCATATGGATCACATGACCTACACGTAGGCATGTGCTCTTTTGACTTGTTATCAATAAATTGAAGTTTTAACTTATCCATTTTAATTGCatggttgaattttttttcctgTTCACCTTTTGTCTTTTGTATTGTGatctcatttttaatttctaatctAAGACTTACAAATGGAGGAGGAGAATGGAAAGTAAGCTTGATGATTTTCAAGAGAAATCGTGTTGGAAAGATTAAAAAATCTGATGCATAAAGCTCTATTTCTAGGGAGCTTATTGCGAGGACGAACTAACTAACTTGAATTAACTTTAACTAACTTGCATTCTCCTAATAAGACTAACATAAAAACCCCTCTTGCATTTCAAATTCTCTTGCTTACAGGTTTTCAATTGTTATGGAAGGTATTTCTGCTTGCACTTTGAGGCTTTCCA from Cicer arietinum cultivar CDC Frontier isolate Library 1 chromosome 3, Cicar.CDCFrontier_v2.0, whole genome shotgun sequence encodes:
- the LOC101514338 gene encoding E3 ubiquitin-protein ligase SINAT2 is translated as MAPGGSIFKEVLESHLLSSDYETGKAKSEAKSNSTLTKSTSVGLNGKNGTSSKNGVHDLLGCPVCKNLMYPPIHQCPNGHTLCSNCKIEVHNLCPTCHHDLGNIRCLALEKVAESLELPCRYQSLGCNDIFPYYAKLKHEQNCGFRPYNCPYAGSECSVMGDIPTLVAHLKDEHKVDMHDGFTFNHRYVKTNPHEVENATWMLTVFNCYGRYFCLHFEAFQLGTAPVFMAFLRFMGDDNEAKKFSYSLEVGANGRKLIWQGIPRTIRDSHSKVRDSQDGLIIQRNQALYFSGGDKQELKLRITGRIWKED